From Malassezia restricta chromosome VIII, complete sequence, the proteins below share one genomic window:
- a CDS encoding nucleoside-diphosphate kinase produces MELTLALIKPTVCAFPPHILHAVRRIQAHPSLAIARSTSFHWTPDAAAAFYAEHQGKFYYERLILGMTSGRAIGLALAGPHAIRDWRQLIGPTKAYRTAWEQPECLRAQLGLGDTRNGFHGSDSTASAMKELGLVFPEWDAAAWLQSCT; encoded by the exons ATGGAGCTGACGTTGGCGCTCATCAAGCCGACGGTGTGTGCATTCCCGCCGCATATTTTACATGCGGTGCGCAGGATACAGGCGCATCCGTCGCTGGCT ATTGCCCGATCCACGTCGTTCCACTGGACGCCtgacgcggcagctgccTTTTATGCCGAGCACCAAGGCAAATTTTACTATGAGCGACTGATCCTCGGCATGACATCCGGGCGCGCGATAGGACTCGCACTGGCAGGCCCTCATGCCATTCGAGATTGGCGGCAGCTTATAGGGCCAACGAAGGCATATCGGACGGCATGGGAACAACCTGAATGTCTTCGTGCTCAGCTGGGTCTGGGCGATACGCGCAATGGCTTCCACGGCTCTG ACTCGACCGCTTCTGCAATGAAGGAGCTTGGGCTCGTATTCCCCGAATGGGACGCCGCCGCATGGCTCCAGTCCTGTACATAG
- a CDS encoding SUN domain protein 1/2 translates to MSIHNEMANSASPAAASPLRRSARLNRDVGIGSGLRSQPEAMDASAWSSSLYSTRDPSQVSSYYLRPYEEEKKDASMDDSLTGLGSLLRGAQRPTHTPRSYVRDRSAFPDYSEEDKFMERVESEWRKRSGHEDDPPSGTPELEQADDPVFETQPTTPQVPGLFRSVLHSAKRAASPASPARRPIVWPTLLWCAIAVLIAYVWYAHFPTFLSASDPLVTSRPWTSPASGSSQELRERIVTLEGALNKVWRSVGDLSQELRTSQDKVLQRLSTLEQKSVLRSSFDALERDVRALKKQHAESVSHWQAEKARIEALLSQSKDTNSAAFRARLADLDTRLSRAEVQAREASEAAKQAKQAWEPLRGFLPERMPVRYDARTQQVRIDPAFWHEFRKVVPAQHQGTAPMSWEAFLAEHRHELDAWIADLLHHSRDDNAVMLDRSTFFKLMEAEITRAKTELSTQFNEHVHGLESDVLAKVQYRLEQQQKQEGASSSAVHVEDVRAMIDAALAVYTADQIGRADFAQYSAGARVIPSLTSPTHEVRVQGANVHSLSSMLAHMLPLPVLWRHRSASDSYTVRGRMPVVALHHDTSPGMCWPFSGSHGQLGIQLVRRVRVEAVTLDHVPSNLSLDGQGSAPRDVEVWGLLESPHDRVQTVPDDPTPVPPSPLHVFLGSFTYDAQPGAPPIQTFPVRDVGVAFRVVQLSVLSNHGLRDFTCLYRVRVHGDPVSL, encoded by the coding sequence ATGAGCATCCACAATGAAATGGCCAACAGCGCGAGCCCAGCTGCCGCATCGCCGTTGCGGCGTTCGGCGCGACTCAACCGCGATGTAGgcatcggcagcggctTGCGTAGCCAGCCAgaggcgatggacgcgTCCGCATGGTCCTCTTCCCTGTACTCGACGCGTGATCCATCACAGGTGAGTAGCTACTACCTCAGGCCCTATGAAGAAGAGAAGAAAGACGCGTCAATGGACGACTCGCTCACTGGACTCGGCTCACTGCTTCGTGGAGCGCAGCGCCCGACCCATACGCCGAGATCATATGTCCGTGATCGCTCCGCTTTTCCAGACTACTCAGAAGAGGACAAGTTTatggagcgcgtcgagtcCGAGTGGCGGAAACGCTCGGGTCATGAAGACGATCCACCCTCAGGCACGCctgagctcgagcaggccgaCGATCCTGTTTTCGAGACGCAGCCAACGACGCCTCAGGTCCCTGGCCTGTTTCGCTCTGTCCTCCATTCGGCCAAACGTGCTGCTTCTCCAGCGTCTCCCGCCAGACGGCCAATCGTATGGCCCACCCTCCTATGGTGCGCGATCGCTGTGCTGATCGCCTACGTATGGTATGCGCATTTCCCCACCTTCTTGTCCGCATCAGATCCGCTTGTCACGTCGCGCCCGTGGACATCACCAGCCAGTGGCTCGAGCCaggagctgcgtgagcgtATCGTGACGCTGGAAGGAGCTCTTAATAAGGTCTGGCGCTCGGTGGGTGACTTGAGCCAGGAGCTGCGTACATCGCAAGACAAGGTCTTGCAGCGTCTATCGACGCTTGAACAAAAAagcgtgctgcgctcgagcttcgatgcgctcgagcgcgatgTACGTGCGCTCAAGAAACAGCATGCTGAGAGTGTTTCGCACTGGCAGGCCGAAAAGGCACGCATCGAAGCGCTGCTGTCCCAAAGCAAAGATACCAATAGCGCGGCCTTCCGCGCCCGCCTCGCTGACCTTGACACGCGCCTGTCACGCGCTGAggtgcaggcgcgcgaggcgtcgGAGGCAGCGAAGCAAGCGAAACAGGCTTGGGAGCCGCTGCGCGGCTTTCTTCCGGAGCGCATGCCTGTGCGGTACGACGCACGTACTCAACAGGTGCGCATTGACCCTGCGTTCTGGCACGAGTTCCGCAAAGTCGTACCAGCGCAGCACCAGGGCACCGCGCCCATGTCGTGGGAGGCATTTCTTGCCGAGCACCGGCACGAGCTTGACGCGTGGATCGCCGACCTGCTTCACCATTCGCGCGATGACAACGCCGTGATGCTCGACCGTTCGACGTTTTTCAAGCTGATGGAGGCGGAAATCACACGTGCCAAGACGGAGCTGTCGACGCAGTTCAACGAGCATGTACACGGCCTCGAGTCGGACGtgctggccaaggtgcAGTACCGCCTGGAGCAGCAACAGAAGCAGGagggcgcatcgtcgagTGCCGTGCATGTCGAAGACGTGCGAGCCATgatcgacgcggcgctcgccgtgtACACGGCCGACCAAATCGGGCGCGCTGACTTCGCCCAGTACTCGgcaggcgcgcgtgtgATCCCGAGCCTCACGAGCCCGACGCATGAGGTGCGTGTCCAGGGTGCGAACGTGCACAGCCTCTCGTCTATGCTCGCGCATATGCTGCCTCTGCCGGTCTTGTGGCGTCACCGCAGTGCCTCGGACTCGTACACGGTGCGCGGCCGCATGCCTGTGGTGGCCCTGCACCACGACACCTCGCCTGGCATGTGCTGGCCGTTCTCCGGCTCGCACGgccagctcggcatccaactggtgcgccgcgtccgcgtCGAAGCCGTCACATTGGATCACGTGCCTTCGAACCTCTCGCTCGATGGCCAGggatcggcgccgcgcgacgtCGAAGTGTGGGGCCTGCTGGAGTCGCCGCACGACCGCGTGCAGACCGTGCCTGATGACCcgacgcctgtgccgccgtcgccgtTGCATGTGTTTCTCGGCTCGTTCACGTACGATGCCCAGCCAGGTGCGCCCCCGATCCAGACCTTCCCTGTGCgcgacgtcggcgtcgcCTTCCGTGTTGTCCAGCTCAGTGTGCTGAGCAACCACGGGCTGCGCGACTTTACGTGCCTGTaccgcgtgcgcgtgcacgGCGACCCTGTGTCTCTATAG
- a CDS encoding L-glyceraldehyde reductase: protein MSYHKSITLNDGNQIPQIGLGTWLSKPEEVTNAVETAVKCGYRHLDLAVIYQNHEAIAKALKNLIPNVVKREDLFITDKLWNNAHKPERVEKALDKTLQELGLDYLDLYLIHWPVSLDSDLDTLLPVENGKVKLDLETSLVDTWKAMVELKKTGKVKSIGVSNFSTAHVDAITKATGVPPAVNQIEAHPLLPQDDLVAHHKQHNIHITAYSPLGNNLRGEKKLTESPQVVEVAQKNNVDPAQVLIAWGVHRGYSVIPKSVTDSRIKKNFEQITLSDEDYQKVTDIGKDRHVRFNVGFLYTPQWDINVFNEEAEKQATHSIKIE from the coding sequence ATGTCGTACCACAAGTCGATTACCCTGAACGACGGCAACCAAATCCCCCAAATCGGTCTCGGAACCTGGCTCTCAAAGCCCGAGGAGGTTACTAACGCTGTCGAGACGGCTGTTAAGTGCGGCTACCGCCATCTAGACCTCGCTGTCATCTACCAGAACCACGAGGCCATCGCAAAGGCGCTCAAGAATCTTATCCCGAACGTGGTCAAGCGCGAGGACCTCTTTATTACCGACAAGCTGTGGAACAATGCCCACAAGCCTGAACGTGTCGAaaaggcgctcgacaagaCGCTCCAGGAACTGGGTCTCGACTACCTTGACCTGTACCTAATCCACTGGCCTGTGTCCCTGGACTCAGACTTGGACACGCTCTTGCCCGTCGAGAATGGCAAGGTCAAGCTCGACCTTGAGACTTCTCTCGTCGACACGTGGAAGGCCATGGTCGAGCTTAAGAAGACGGGCAAGGTCAAGTCGATTGGTGTGTCCAACTTTAGCACCGCCCACGTCGATGCCATCACCAAAGCCACAGGCGTGCCGCCTGCCGTGAACCAGATTGAGGCCCACCCACTTCTTCCTCAGGACGACCTCGTGGCGCACCACAAGCAGCACAACATCCACATCACGGCGTACTCGCCCCTTGGTAACAACCTGCGTGGCGAGAAGAAGCTCACCGAGTCTCCACAGGTGGTAGAAGTGGCTCAGAAGAACAACGTGGACCCCGCACAAGTGCTCATCGCCTGGGGTGTGCACCGCGGCTACTCTGTTATCCCGAAGAGTGTGACTGACTCCCGCATCAAGAAGAACTTTGAGCAAATCACGCTCTCGGACGAGGACTATCAAAAGGTGACAGACATCGGCAAGGACAGACACGTCCGCTTTAACGTCGGCTTCCTGTACACGCCTCAGTGGGACATTAACGTATTTAACGAGGAGGCTGAAAAACAGGCGACGCACTCGATCAAGATCGAGTAG
- a CDS encoding DNA excision repair protein ERCC-3 — protein MDDSSTAAVSSILQRDFSRMPLKLDHSSRPLWISPDDGHIILEGFNALAEQAQDFLIAIAEPVSRPTHVHEYKLTPYSLYAAVSVGLEPEDIIEVLNRLSKVPVPKPVFDFIREYTMSFGKIKLVLKQNRYFVESSHPEILQLLLRDPIIGDSRIRPTESADRDEHRQAQGAEQPPKDGEQDLFSAVIGVYDADELDEDDAVHSFEIREEEIERVKRRCNDLGFPMLEEYDFRNDKLNPDLDIDLKPITHIRPYQEKSLAKMFGNSRARSGIIVLPCGAGKTLVGITAACTIKKSCLVLCTSSVSVMQWRQQFLQWSNVQDSQVSVFTADEKQKFSGAAGIVVSTYSMVANTGKRSHTSQKMMNFLESREWGFILLDEVHVVPASMFRRVLTKIKAHAKLGLTATLVREDEKIDELNFLVGPKLYEANWMDLAAKGHIATVQCAEVWCPMTAEFYREYLRERSRKKMLLYCMNPTKFQAAQYLIHYHESRGDKIIVFSDNVYALEAYAIKLGKPYIHGGTPQIERMRILQNFQHNPIVNTIFLSKVGDTSIDLPEATCLIQISSHFGSRRQEAQRLGRILRAKRRNDEGFNAFFYSLVSRDTAEMYYSTKRQQFLIDQGYAFRVIMNLVGQENMPGLVYATKSEQIELLQSVLIASESAADLSTDTKLASDDVKAATSTSAAPSAKRMMSSLNALGGAQHMSYVERNRSMNKTLTHDQPRHKAFQKRAANAKKKV, from the coding sequence ATGGACGATAGCAGTACGGCGGCCGTGTCGTCgatcctgcagcgcgacttttcgcgcatgccgctcAAGTTGGATCACAGCAGTCGGCCGTTATGGATCTCGCCAGATGATGGGCACATCATTCTCGAGGGATTCAATGCACTAGCCGAGCAAGCGCAAGACTTTTTGATTGCGATTGCTGAGCCGGTGAGTCGTCCCACGCATGTGCACGAGTACAAGCTTACACCGTACTCGCTGTACGCCGCTGTATCTGTAGGTCTCGAACCTGAAGACATTATCGAGGTGCTGAATCGTCTGTCAAAGGTGCCTGTCCCGAAGCCTGTCTTTGACTTTATCCGCGAGTATACTATGAGCTTCGGCAAAATCAAACTGGTGCTCAAACAGAATCGCTACTTTGTCGAAAGCTCTCATCCCGAGATTCTGCAGCTACTGCTGCGCGACCCTATCATCGGTGACTCGCGTATTCGGCCCACCGAGTCTGCTGATCGCGATGAGCATAGGCAGgctcaaggcgctgaaCAGCCGCCCAAGGACGGCGAGCAGGACTTGTTCAGCGCTGTGATTGGCGTATACGATGCCGATGAACTtgatgaagacgatgcCGTGCACAGCTTTGAAATCCGCGAGGAGGAAATCGAGAGAGTCAAGCGACGCTGCAACGATCTCGGCTTCCCGATGCTGGAGGAGTACGATTTTCGAAACGACAAGCTGAATCCAGACCTCGATATCGATCTCAAGCCCATAACGCATATCCGGCCGTACCAGGAAAAGAGCCTTGCCAAAATGTTTGGTAACAGCCGCGCTCGCAGTGGCATTATCGTGCTTCCCTGCGGCGCTGGCAAAACGCTCGTGGGTATTACGGCCGCATGCACGATCAAGAAGAGCTGTCTTGTCCTGTGCACGAGTAGTGTGAGTGTCATGCAATGGCGCCAACAATTTCTGCAATGGAGCAATGTCCAAGATTCCCAGGTCAGCGTATTTACGGCCGATGAGAAACAGAAGTTCTCGGGCGCCGCTGGCATTGTCGTGTCGACCTACTCCATGGTCGCCAACACCGGCAAACGGTCGCACACTTCCCAGAAAATGATGAACTTCCTCGAGAGCCGCGAATGGGGTTTTATTCTGCTGGACGAAGTGCATGTCGTGCCAGCATCCATGTTCCGTCGCGTCCTGACGAAGATCAAggcgcatgccaagctTGGACTGACAgcgacgctcgtgcgtgaaGACGAGAAGATCGACGAACTCAACTTCCTTGTCGGACCAAAACTGTATGAAGCTAACTGGATGGACCTCGCTGCCAAAGGACACATTGCCACCGTGCAGTGTGCGGAGGTTTGGTGCCCGATGACTGCCGAATTCTATCGCGAGTACCTCCGTGAACGCAGCCGCAAGAAGATGCTACTGTACTGCATGAATCCGACCAAGTTCCAGGCGGCACAGTACCTCATCCACTACCACGAAAGTCGCGGTGACAAGATCATTGTGTTTTCTGACAATGTATATGCCTTGGAGGCGTATGCTATCAAGCTCGGCAAGCCCTATATTCACGGAGGCACACCACAAATCGAGCGTATGCGTATCCTACAAAATTTCCAGCATAATCCCATTGTGAATACCATTTTCCTGTCCAAGGTCGGTGATACCTCGATTGACCTGCCTGAAGCAACGTGCCTCATCCAGATATCATCACATTTTGGCTCGCGCCGTCAagaggcacagcgcctcggacgTATCTTGCGTGCCAAGCGTCGCAACGACGAGGGCTTTAACGCGTTCTTCTACAGTCTCGTCAGCCGCGACACGGCCGAGATGTATTACTCTACGAAGCGGCAGCAGTTCCTAATTGATCAGGGCTATGCGTTCCGCGTCATTATGAACCTTGTCGGCCAGGAAAATATGCCCGGCCTCGTGTATGCGACTAAGTCGGAGCAGATTGAGCTGCTTCAGAGCGTTCTCATTGCCAGCGAAAGTGCCGCCGACCTGAGCACCGATACCAAGCTGGCTTCAGACGACGTTAAAGCTGCCACCTCCACTTCTGCGGCTCCCAgtgccaagcgcatgaTGAGCAGCCTGAATGCTCTCGGCGGTGCCCAGCACATGTCGTACGTCGAGCGCAACCGCTCGATGAACAAGACCCTCACGCACGACCAGCCACGCCACAAGGCATTCCAGAAACGCGCGGCCAATGCCAAGAAAAAGGTATAG
- a CDS encoding zinc finger protein yields the protein MMDSSIPSSILEGVPVPVDTSHLASQVVSVAAATAPPVHAISIQVGDLFPDMKAFRARLGLFGITNKCPYRARRSDNSRFVGVCPTVMNELKQNKEGNRSSHTESKEPCPFHVIARRRKEGGVFVTRAILMHSPDCAAPITFSTSATSAYMSQLMEDSASFIAPREIGKFVHEATGTKLSYSTLWRTSHQLQTKERERQDASFKLIVPFLNAFCEANPNTAAVVEQHSNGRFYRLFLCPGPTGSALDDCPSGVHVESMCIRSCYEGYVLLAYAKDGLGALLPIAMAITPQADEDNWRFFFHQLLAALPVVSYPSTTISYDKDMSIHAAQISVLPASRSTTDASYVDWSSSGALSEFHAQMTHLCAGSYYSIMVGWITHVAVLMYARYVELDAEHSVFPGGLLSGSAVALGWDVASFGPSDYLVVNAREKQQVNLAIRSCSCGHWLDQAFPCVHAIRCLPLERLVNPAQFVHPSYFTESLRRCYSRRLMLINTNSIKPQGSSATPGNAAYLNEQGPEGEAGVTLSAELPLLPPTSFEPVKRGRGRPRVVRTSSGRASGVGSGYQCGHCHGKGHNSRTCPMNPKDAARSTAAVPGTTANLSPPAPSPVTLGAAAPSPNVFVDSTVPFALDSSLSTSTTTV from the coding sequence ATGATGGACTCATCGATCCCCTCTTCGATCCTGGAGGGAGTTCCGGTTCCTGTGGATACGTCGCATCTTGCGTCGCAAGTCGTGTCTGTGGCGGCCGCCACAGCGCCCCCCGTCCATGCCATTTCCATCCAGGTGGGCGATTTGTTCCCTGATATGAAGGCGTTTCGCGCGCGTCTTGGACTTTTTGGTATCACCAACAAGTGCCCATACCGTGCGCGACGTAGCGACAACAGCCGCTTCGTTGGCGTCTGCCCCACTGTCATGAACGAGCTCAAGCAGAACAAAGAAGGCAACCGGAGCAGTCATACCGAGTCCAAAGAACCGTGTCCATTTCATGTCATCGCACGAAGGCGGAAGGAAGGTGGCGTCTTCGTGACGCGTGCGATTCTCATGCACTCGCCTGACTGTGCGGCACCTATTACTTTCTCGACATCCGCGACGTCTGCCTACATGTCGCAACTCATGGAGGACAGCGCGTCCTTCATTGCCCCGCGCGAAATTGGCAAGTTCGTGCACGAAGCGACGGGCACGAAACTTTCGTACTCGACGTTGTGGCGTACGTCGCACCAACTGCAGACGAAAGAGCGTGAGCGACAGGATGCGTCGTTCAAACTGATTGTGCCGTTCCTGAATGCGTTTTGTGAGGCGAATCCAAACACCGCTGCTGTTGTAGAGCAGCATTCCAACGGGCGCTTTTACCGCCTGTTCCTATGCCCAGGCCCCACGGGTAgtgcgctggacgactGCCCGTCCGGCGTGCATGTTGAGTCCATGTGCATTCGCTCGTGCTACGAGGGCTATGTCTTGCTTGCCTATGCCAAAGACGGGCTCGGAGCTTTGCTTCCCATCGCCATGGCGATCACGCCCCAAGCTGACGAAGATAACTGgcgcttcttcttccacCAACTCCTGGCAGCTCTGCCAGTCGTTAGTTATCCCAGCACCACCATCTCCTACGACAAAGACATGTCGAtccatgcggcgcagattAGTGTGCTGCCCGCCTCACGGAGTACCACGGATGCTTCTTACGTGGATTGGTCATCGTCCGGCGCACTGAGCGAGTTCCACGCTCAAATGACGCATTTGTGTGCCGGTAGCTACTACTCTATTATGGTGGGATGGATAACACACGTCGCCGTCCTCATGTACGCTCGATATGTCGAGCTCGATGCTGAGCACAGTGTGTTCCCCGGCGGCCTCCTCAGTGGGAGCGCCGTGGCCCTTGGATGGGATGTGGCGTCGTTTGGTCCATCTGACTACCTCGTCGTGAATGCGCGTGAGAAGCAGCAAGTGAACCTGGCTATTCGCTCTTGCAGCTGTGGCCATTGGCTTGATCAAGCGTTCCCGTGCGTCCACGCCATACGGTGCTTGCCTTTGGAGCGTCTTGTCAATCCCGCGCAGTTTGTCCACCCATCGTACTTCACCGAGAgcttgcgccgctgctATTCCCGCCGCTTGATGCTCATCAATACCAATTCCATCAAGCCTCAGGGATCATCAGCAACCCCCGGCAATGCAGCGTACTTGAACGAACAAGGCCCTGAGGGCGAGGCAGGCGTCACGCTCTCTGCCGAACTGCCCCTTCTTCCACCCACATCCTTTGAGCCAGTCAAGCGCGGCCGCGggcggccgcgcgtcgttcGCACAAGTTCGGGCCGTGCATCGGGTGTTGGGTCAGGGTACCAGTGTGGCCACTGCCACGGCAAGGGACATAATTCACGTACGTGTCCGATGAACCCAAAAGACGCCGCCAGATCGACGGCCGCTGTGCCCGGTACTACAGCGAATCTGTCGCCACCGGCACCATCGCCTGTCACATTGGGTGCCGCTGCCCCATCGCCCAACGTATTTGTTGACTCAACCGTCCCCTTTGCCCTTGACTCGTCGCTCTCGACATCCACGACGACGGTGTGA
- a CDS encoding ER membrane protein SH3, with amino-acid sequence MGFRTGFVIGSVLFVYGILYITSTYDYPLLFQNGFTAEDVEKSASFYLSVYHAPLSVKVLIHSVFAIGMIGIVAKIIRWGEEDKYFGSISLLLYFSSLLMYVSIEIPNMRVLARPTERNIVNRAVYDADDKRKLENYEFYPLTSRERVSVVQVIGATNVIITALLAGVLLMQVGEWYATRLDRISENKHRQEMIAKHLGAERTANDKKEE; translated from the exons ATGGGATTTCGAACGGGCTTTGTGATTGGAAGTGTGTTGTTTGTATACG GCATTCTATATATTACATCGACGTATGACTATCCGCTGCTATTCCAGAACGGATTCACGGCTGAGGATGTGGAAAAGTCGGCGAGCTTTTACCTATCCGTGTACCATGCGCCCCTGAGCGTCAAGGTGCTCATCCACAGCGTATTTGCCATTGGGATGATTGGCATCGTTGCCAAGATTATCCGATGGGGCGAAGAAGACAAGTACTTTGGCTCGATCAGCCTGCTGCTCTACTTTAGCAGTCTGCTCATGTACGTTTCGATCGAAATCCCCAACATGCGGGTGCTTGCGCGGCCGACGGAGCGCAATATTGTGAACCGCGCTGTGTACGATGCGGATGACAAGCGCAAGCTTGAGAACTACGAGTTCTACCCGCTAACGTCGCGAGAGCGCGTGTCGGTGGTGCAAGTGATAGGGGCTACGAATGTGATTATCACAGCCCTCCTGGCCGGTGTGCTTTTGATGCAAGTGGGCGAATGGTATGCGACGCGGCTGGACCGCATTTCCGAGAACAAGCATCGACAGGAGATGATCGCCAAGCACCTTGGAGCGGAGCGAACCGCGAATGACAAAAAGGAGGAATAG
- a CDS encoding dynactin 4 — MSVGTAACPCAVALYGYQHAPTEALTELYYCEECCSLRCNDCIAWEVSCTYCPHCLFEVPNTSVRAQKARCSRTCFECPVCMHVLSIVGSDPPRRDLPLTAPEASMGVEPFYLSCACCRWDSKRLGLVAEKPNELGSVLDAMERSAWPTETWEHLVEHMLERRPPPPPPMSRSLAKHIARVERSSGLVRHDMARVSTLAQRWTMQPCEQSYAVSALRPRRVALLCKYSKRCATCRHILVRPEPRSSAFKIKLLASHFLPQCVVFRGAHGLWTLVLTNPLMDAMDVTLRCVAGDVSAQHIQVPAHVDVLDMDEDSGAPGSDWDAFQHGTKTHRNHAYLSVRVHPSTSVLVLQIQWQSAAYRPHTFWTHIPLS; from the coding sequence ATGTCCGTAGGGACAGCGGCGTGTCCCTGTGCTGTGGCTCTGTACGGGTATCAGCATGCGCCGACCGAGGCACTGACGGAGTTGTACTACTGCGAAGAGTGCTGTTCACTACGGTGCAACGACTGTATTGCATGGGAGGTGAGCTGCACCTACTGCCCACACTGCCTCTTCGAGGTGCCCAACACCAGTGTACGTGCTCAAAAGGCGCGGTGTTCACGCACCTGCTTCGAGTGTCccgtgtgcatgcacgtTCTCTCGATCGTAGGCTCAGATCCGCCGCGACGTGACCTGCCACTCACGGCGCCTGAAGCGAGTATGGGTGTTGAGCCCTTCTACCTAAGCTGTGCGTGCTGCCGCTGGGACTCGAAGCGGCTCGGATTGGTCGCCGAGAAACCCAACGAGCTGGGCTccgtgctcgatgcgatGGAGCGCAGTGCATGGCCTACTGAGACATGGgagcacctcgtcgagcacatgctcgagcgacgaccgccaccgccgccccccatgtcgcgctcgctAGCGAAGCATATTGCGCGTGTAGAGCGAAGCTCGGGACTTGTGCGGCACGATATGGCGCGTGTGTCGACGCTTGCCCAGAGATGGACCATGCAGCCATGCGAGCAGTCTTACGCCGTGTCGGCTCTGCGTccgcggcgcgtggcgcTCCTGTGCAAGTACAGCAAGCGGTGTGCGACGTGTCGGCACATTTTGGTGCGTCCCGAGCCGCGTTCGAGCGCTTTCAAGATCAAGTTGCTAGCCAGCCATTTCCTACCACAGTGCGTCGTGTTccgcggcgcacatggTCTATGGACACTGGTTCTAACTAACCCCTTAATGGACGCAATGGATGTGACTCtgcggtgcgtcgctggcgaCGTATCCGCCCAGCATATCCAGGTACCAGCTCATGTCGACGTAttggacatggacgaggacaGCGGCGCCCCTGGTAGCGACTGGGACGCATTTCAGCATGGCACGAAGACGCACCGCAATCATGCCTACCTCAGTGTCCGTGTACATCCCTCAACGTCTGTGCTTGTCTTGCAAATACAATGGCAGAGCGCGGCGTACCGACCACATACCTTCTGGACGCATATACCTCTATCGTAG